One region of Armigeres subalbatus isolate Guangzhou_Male chromosome 3, GZ_Asu_2, whole genome shotgun sequence genomic DNA includes:
- the LOC134225724 gene encoding uncharacterized protein LOC134225724, whose product MDQSHYETKIKCFEAYAQQLAQDEEFISRNPLYRLASLFAPMDSFKYMMKVLTSNPHLLAADANIRTYRTFVETNGHCFSDQKYHDEPKCSKRAAEVRRLGNQMYSKKQFGIALNKYNESICAAPTDSEDLAIGYANRSAIYFEKGLHDVALVNIALAKKHNYPERLMPKLLIRETNCRSMLDDQSVPLVGGNLEPNPRIPCLAKGIYARQHPKQGPIMVAKRQFKAGDVILREKPMIACVNWDNVFARCNYCISTNLSHFIPCPNCSTAMFCDEECMRKGQKLHRFECGICAVTSKLNDFWLGPRLFFHGLSLFNDDVSKMMKFCKKVRGSDSFFNLDYSNYNPVEELRTFLTTKSRRTEAPLYDNILQFNAGIFYEMYMKNPLVQSLITTEEQKDFMQQCFVDYQVQKRNLAFRQTSNGHLYPIASCFGHSCDPNTVLLEEYGDELRMVVLRPIRKGEQITFSYGPLFDQEPAAHRYDLNSLGFDCVCDFCDEQKRYEWLARAKQTSCIDATHWAVVQKILTDEDMSDADKMNALQQFVQRYGHSHPQEDFARALLIYREALSDVHSAQIELMQRRKICG is encoded by the exons ATGGACCAGTCACACTacgaaacaaaaatcaaatgtttcgAAGCGTACGCGCAACAGCTTGCACAGGACGAGGAATTCATAAGCCGGAATCCTTTATACCGTTTGGCGTCCTTGTTCGCTCCCATGGATTCATTCAAATACATGATGAAAGTCCTGACATCCAATCCTCACCTACTGGCCGCGGATGCGAACATTCGAACCTACCGAACGTTTGTGGAAACTAATGGCCATTGCTTCAGCGATCAGAAATATCACGACGAGCCGAAATGTTCAAAACGGGCGGCAGAAGTACGACGCTTGGGCAACCAAATGTATTCGAAAAAGCAGTTCGGGATTGCCTTGAACAAGTATAACGAAAGCATCTGTGCAGCTCCCACTGACTCGGAGGACTTGGCCATCGGGTATGCTAACCG TTCGGCAATTTACTTCGAAAAAGGATTGCACGATGTAGCATTGGTAAATATTGCTTTGGCCAAAAAGCATAACTATCCGGAAAGATTGATGCCAAAGTTGCTGATTCGAGAAACGAACTGTCGTTCCATGCTGGATGATCAAAGTGTACCTCTTGTGGGAGGCAATTTGGAGCCGAATCCGAGGATTCCTTGCCTTGCTAAAGGCATCTACGCTCGACAACATCCGAAACAGGGGCCCATCATGGTGGCCAAGCGGCAATTCAAAGCCGGCGACGTGATTCTGCGCGAGAAACCGATGATAGCGTGCGTAAATTGGGATAATGTGTTTGCTCGGTGCAATTACTGCATTTCCACAAATTTATCCCATTTCATCCCTTGTCCAAACTGTTCAACGGCGATGTTTTGTGACGAAGAATGTATGCGGAAGGGTCAAAAACTGCATCGTTTCGAATGCGGAATTTGTGCAGTAACCAGCAAGTTGAACGATTTTTGGCTGGGCCCAAGGCTATTTTTCCACGGATTGTCGCTCTTCAACGATGATGTTTCGAAGATGATGAAATTTTGTAAGAAGGTTCGAGGCAGCGATAGCTTTTTCAATCTGGACTATTCGAACTATAATCCAGTGGAAGAGTTAAGAACCTTTTTGACGACGAAGTCCCGACGTACTGAAGCACCTCTTTACGACAATATACTCCAGTTCAATGCGGGAATATTTTACGAGATGTACATGAAGAACCCGCTGGTTCAATCGCTAATCACTACTGAAGAGCAGAAAGATTTTATGCAGCAGTGTTTCGTTGATTATCAAGTCCAAAAAAGGAACTTGGCATTTCGCCAAACCAGCAACGGCCATCTGTATCCGATTGCTTCATGCTTTGGCCATTCTTGCGATCCCAACACCGTATTGCTGGAGGAGTACGGCGACGAGTTAAGGATGGTCGTCCTGCGGCCTATTCGCAAAGGTGAACAGATTACTTTCTCGTATGGTCCCTTGTTCGATCAAGAACCGGCCGCTCATAG GTACGATTTAAATTCGCTTGGATTTGATTGCGTGTGTGATTTTTGCGATGAACAAAAGCGCTACGAATGGCTAGCACGGGCCAAACAGACCAGTTGCATCGACGCAACACACTGGGCTGTCGTCCAGAAGATCCTCACCGACGAGGACATGAGTGATGCCGATAAAATGAATGCCCTGCAGCAGTTTGTTCAACGGTACGGACACAGTCACCCTCAGGAGGATTTTGCGCGTGCGCTGCTCATATATCGGGAGGCGTTAAGCGATGTCCATTCGGCGCAGATCGAATTGATGCAGCGGCGGAAAATTTGCGGCTGA